The following are encoded in a window of Haliaeetus albicilla chromosome 1, bHalAlb1.1, whole genome shotgun sequence genomic DNA:
- the N4BP2 gene encoding NEDD4-binding protein 2 isoform X3: MPRRRKTGGSPSRKNGNSDRTAVAVSQGDPSRSMSQAVHSVNKEELFNSMSEMFSDLDPSVVYMVLSECDFKVENAMDYLLELSTHAKGVASSKTLGFDSVASSLALVNQQRSAADGRMGESTAEQRNSEEEKEKALSPDVQLTEELDSLIENAFQRYSLTDELPNSANDQIVPKHSVEHDGFNEFPEQEKSDSGCNVLLFPQQAGTNDEVLENCCCSQPPASQLSFQTSSPAASDTFAQIPEDSDLSEMHVQHDVASEVYKQLNGEISCGNSDQTQDTGLDQKNVTAVSGESSQRPLELGVAVTGNPNSRCLEQHKEAVTAFNSHQSTSLPEVYVSLETSSFKTPKPADLQQTQQGYNLNFSTPSCQPQQHWNLMAPVFYPSSGSHSFVTPVAVSPGQWRPVSDYRTLEKGLFFPSPVVSNAWDNNPSLKVWGNQDRNSKLNLSQAQQPPVCHMMRKKMHLIGQVLVLLRGVPGSGKSYLARTLLEDNPGGIILSTDDYFYKHGQYHYDADCLGEAHDWNRKRAKEAFEMRISPIIIDNTNIQAWEMKPYVALAQQFKYKVMFREPDTWWKFKPKELERRNIHGVSKEKIKRMLERYEHCLTVSSILDSSVPDKSEAAGWIEDPCQEESHRKREAHSDVKEEKPFASDAEPLELAEDDKSFPSTSLTLEINCDPEHFQKEEKEMEHNSVEHNSENGMVQDDLNVYLSDCVVKELPLEKKEEKGEKIEENTGTEMDEIDVTTTEETLCLHIGGVEEHSDNNILEVQTEVEKSGEICMEPKSTQSSNVVEPSSSAFDMSGKPELLNFLGDWPVEQTMGQRVKRARRLEKSSLKSDKEGKTPSQQHSELGKEQVGLPGTCTVEKGHEEENLASSCSSVSSDKVTLELQMIGHWPVSGSLEQRQQRSRRMRKTSLNQSDEGRNTEGDINRSALETVDVLRGTPVNTAEQPDAKSLHMHQPETVASEAVGEKKPQQNKRMRKHHKLALTFTNNNLPHPKEEEHFSMLNSAEEKQDICSCRQKSNHSQTESQDFALLWRLEKKMLFPETTKVLHGRLDGFKPKDVDNVSESQEKIPYRVTYDKSTFVEESELSNIDESEKLNMLCKLFESVSFEALKDLYERCNKDIDWATGLLLDSDEKLCKDVDTECFQVREAEPVVADLDFKASTNYGENLKDCEQMPQIIGTGDISEPSEDKNSSLSIAESRATKATVTDADVSDSLTAASLNDSAELKNSGDAAPRTDAGSSAASIELSISGKQEESESPAEETINKPSVSQLDAGFCIPMTLPHGPNTTSTNFKFELNNESDSNPSESNAENSTVTALLLEMDHAPLVDLRSDKELEIDKETQGSSRETRSKEEIETLSRHEAKVKIQSPIPASRAAFNIDCLELTLPPELALQLKEIFGPVGIDAGSLTVEDCVVHIDLNLAKVIHEKWKESILKRQKRDESRKLSAEGPTVIQQIDTDDSEMLLPHNADSKIQKKKMSWVSGSSNDIQTRKPATSDIFPFMDHWNAQIQKVSLRQIISEEIAMQEKQDLNRVPSMVRKDCAAKLKEKQLFEMFPTMNQNFLMDVFKDNNYSLEQTEQFLNCVLEADPVKTVIAQDNVQQNEIVSSYSAAKNREKKAKKSKEEDDPLSEKFQEFEYPQYDDLRAEAFCHQQKRQECLKKAGEAYRMGMKPVAAFYAHQGRLHEQKMKEANHAAAVQIFEKVNTSLLPMNVLDLHGLHVDEAVNQLSRVLQEKSEAYQQTGGKPYLCVITGRGSHSQGGVARIRPAAIRYLTSHNFRFTEIKPGCLKVMLN; this comes from the exons atgccaCGGAGAAGGAAAACTGGTGGGAGTCCTTCTCGGAAGAATGGCAATTCTGACAGAACTGCTGTTGCTGTATCCCAAGGGGACCCAAGCCGCTCAATGTCACAAGCAGTGCATAGTGTCAATAAGGAAGAGCTCTTCAACAGCATGTCAGAGATGTTTTCTGACCTAGATCCTAGTGTGGTTTATATGGTTCTGTCTGAATGTGATTTTAAAG TAGAAAACGCTATGGATTATCTGCTAGAGCTCTCCACCCACGCTAAAGGAGTAGCATCTTCAAAAACCTTGGGTTTTGATTCAGTAGCATCATCACTAGCTCTTGTTAATCAGCAAAGATCTGCTGCAGATGGAAGAATGGGGGAAAGTACTGCAGAACAAAGGaattctgaagaagaaaaagaaaaggcccTGTCACCTGATGTGCAGCTGACTGAAGAACTGGATTCCTTAATAGAAAATGCCTTTCAGAGATACAGCTTGACTGATGAATTGCCTAATTCTGCAAATGACCAAATAGTACCCAAGCACTCTGTGGAACATGATGGCTTTAATGAATTTCCTGAGCAGGAAAAATCTGATTCAGGTTGCAATGTCCTACTTTTTCCACAGCAAGCAGGGACAAATGATGAAGTTTtagaaaactgctgctgttctcaGCCACCAGCGAGTCAGCTGAGCTTCCAGACAAGCTCACCAGCTGCATCAGACACTTTTGCACAGATACCAGAAGATTCTGATTTGTCAGAAATGCATGTTCAACATGATGTAGCTTCAGAAGTTTATAAACAATTGAATGGAGAAATATCATGTGGAAATTCTGATCAGACACAAGATACTGGTTTGGATCAAAAAAATGTGACTGCTGTTTCTGGTGAGTCCTCCCAAAGACCTCTGGAACTTGGAGTAGCTGTCACTGGAAATCCTAATTCAAGGTGCCTGGAACAGCACAAAGAGGCAGTGACTGCCTTTAACAGCCACCAGAGCACTTCTCTTCCAGAGGTGTATGTCTCTCTTGAAACATCCAGTTTCAAAACACCAAAACCTGCAGATTTGCAGCAAACTCAGCAGGGTTATAACTTAAATTTTTCTACACCATCATGTCAGCCTCAACAACACTGGAATCTCATGGCTCCTGTGTTTTATCCGTCCAGTGGAAGTCACAGCTTTGTAACTCCTGTGGCTGTCAGTCCAGGGCAGTGGAGACCTGTTTCAGACTATAGGACTTTggaaaaaggacttttttttccctctccagtGGTTTCAAATGCCTGGGATAACAACCCTTCTCTGAAGGTATGGGGAAATCAAGATAGAAACTCAAAATTGAACCTCTCGCAAGCACAGCAGCCACCTGTTTGTCACATGATGAGAAAAAAGATGCACCTTATAGGTCAAGTACTTGTTCTTCTCAGAGGTGTTCCAGGATCAGGAAAATCATATTTGGCAAG GACTTTGCTTGAGGATAACCCAGGTGGAATCATTCTTAGTACTGATGATTACTTTTATAAACATGGACAATACCATTATGATGCCGATTGCTTAGGGGAAGCACATGACTGGAACAGGAAACGAG CCAAAGAAGCATTTGAAATGAGAATCTCTCCTATAATAATAGACAACACAAACATACAAGCATGGGAGATGAAGCCTTACGTTGCTTTG GCTCAGCAGTTCAAATACAAAGTCATGTTCCGAGAACCAGACACTTGGTGGAAGTTTAAACCAAAAGAACTTGAAAG GCGAAACATTCATGGTGTATCTAAAGAAAAGATCAAAAGAATGTTGGAACGGTATGAACACTGCCTTACTGTTAGTTCGATATTGGATTCTTCAGTCCCAGACAAATCAGAAGCTGCTGGCTGGATTGAAGATCCTTGTCAGGAGGAAAGCCATAG AAAGAGAGAGGCACATTCTgatgtaaaggaagaaaaaccttttgCTTCTGATGCGGAGCCTCTTGAATTAGCTGAAGATGATAAATCTTTTCCCAGTACTTCTCTAACATTAGAAATTAACTGTGATCCtgaacattttcagaaagaggaaaaagaaatggaacatAACTCAGTGGAACACAATTCTGAGAACGGCATGGTTCAAGATGACTTGAATGTTTATTTATCAGATTGTGTAGTAAAAGAACTGCCcttggagaagaaagaagaaaagggagaaaaaatagaagaaaatactggaaCAGAAATGGACGAGATTGATGTGACCACAACTGAAGAGACTCTGTGCTTGCATATAGGAGGAGTTGAGGAACACAGTGATAACAACATTCTCGAAGTTCAAACTGAAGTTGAAAAATCTGGCGAAATATGTATGGAACCAAAGTCAACACAAAGTAGTAATGTAGTGGAACCAAGCAGTTCAGCTTTTGACATGTCAGGAAAACCAGAACTACTAAACTTTCTGGGTGACTGGCCTGTAGAACAAACAATGGGACAGAGAGTCAAAAGAGCTAGAAGACTAGAAAAATCTTCTCTGAAAAGCGATAAGGAAGGTAAAACTCCCAGTCAGCAGCATTCTGAGTTAGGTAAAGAGCAAGTGGGCCTGCCTGGGACCTGTACTGTTGaaaaaggacatgaggaagAAAATCTAGCCTCTAGCTGTTCCTCTGTTAGTTCAGATAAGGTTACACTGGAATTGCAAATGATAGGACATTGGCCTGTCTCAGGGTCATTAGAACAGAGACAACAAAGGTCAAGGAGAATGAGAAAGACAAGTCTAAATCAGTCCGATGAAGGTAGAAATACTGAAGGTGACATTAATAGAAGTGCTCTTGAGACTGTCGATGTGCTTCGTGGGACACCTGTGAACACTGCAGAGCAACCGGACGCAAAGAGTTTGCATATGCACCAACCTGAAACGGTAGCTAGTGAAGCAGTAGGTGAGAAAAAACCTCAGCAAAATAAGAGAATGAGGAAACATCACAAATTAGCCCTCACTTTTACAAACAACAATTTGCCCCATCCCAAAGAAGAGGAACACTTCTCTATGCTTAActcagcagaagagaaacaggacATATGCTCATGTAGACAAAAAAGTAACCATTCACAGACTGAGTCACAGGACTTTGCTCTCCTGTGGagattagaaaagaaaatgctttttcccGAGACTACCAAAGTATTGCATGGCAGACTAGATGGCTTCAAACCCAAAGATGTAGATAATGTCTCAGAGTCTCAGGAAAAAATACCCTATCGAGTTACATATGATAAAAGTACATTTGTGGAAGAGAGTGAACTTAGCAATATTGATGAGTCTGAAAAGCTAAATATGCTATGTAAGCTCTTTGAATCTGTTTCATTTGAAGCTCTGAAAGATCTGTATGAAAGATGTAACAAAGACATAGACTGGGCCACAGGTCTGCTGTTAGACTCTGATGAAAAGTTATGCAAAGATGTTGATACTGAATGCTTTCAAGTAAGAGAAGCTGAGCCAGTTGTTGCAGACCTTGATTTCAAGGCAAGTACAAACTACGGTGAGAATCTCAAAGACTGCGAACAAATGCCACAAATAATTGGGACTGGTGATATCTCTGAGccttcagaagacaaaaactCATCACTCAGCATTGCAGAAAGTAGGGCTACCAAGGCAACCGTGACAGATGCTGATGTGTCTGACTCATTGACTGCTGCCTCACTGAATGATTCAGCGGAACTGAAAAATTCTGGAGATGCAGCCCCTAGAACTGAtgcaggcagctcagcagccAGTATAGAGCTGTCCATTTCAGGAAAGCAGGAAGAGTCTGAGAGTCCTGCTGAAGAAACTATAAATAAGCCATCAGTCTCACAACTTGATGCAGGTTTCTGTATACCCATGACTTTGCCTCATGGTCCTAACACAACTTCTAccaattttaaatttgaattaaaTAACGAAAGTGACAGTAACCCTTCAGAAAGCAATGCAGAGAATTCCACAGTGACTGCTTTATTACTAGAAATGGATCATGCACCTCTGGTTGACCTTAGGAGTGATAAAGAACTAGAGATAGATAAAGAAACCCAGGGGAGTTCCAGGGAGACACGTAGTAAAGAAGAAATCGAAACTCTGAGCAGGCATGAAGCTAAAGTCAAGATACAAAGCCCTATACCAGCATCACGTGCAGCCTTCAATATAGATTGCCTAGAACTAACATTACCTCCTGAACTGGCACTCCaattgaaagaaatatttgggCCTGTTGGCATTGATGCAG GATCACTAACTGTTGAGGATTGTGTGGTTCATATTGATCTGAATTTGGCAAAAGTGATtcatgaaaaatggaaagaatcTATTCTG aagcgTCAGAAGAGAGATGAATCACGTAAGTTGTCTGCAGAAG GTCCTACTGTGATTCAGCAGATAGATACAGATGACTCAGAAATGCTGTTACCTCACAATGCAGACAGTAAAatccagaagaagaaaatgagctgGGTTTCAGGCTCATCTAATGACATACAGACTAGAAAACCAGCAACATcagacatttttccttttatggaTCACTGGAATGCTCAGATTCAGAAAGTTTCTCTAAGACAAATAATTTCGGAAGAAATAGCTATGCAGGAGAAACAGGATCTG AATCGTGTTCCTTCTATGGTTAGAAAAGACTGTGCCGCTAAACTAAAGGAGAAGCAACTTTTTGAGATGTTTCCAACTATGAATCAAAATTTCTTAATGGATGTCTTCAAGGACAACAA CTACTCTTTAGAACAAACCGAACAGTTTCTGAACTGTGTTCTGGAGGCAGATCCTGTAAAAACAGTTATAGCTCAAGACAAtgttcagcaaaatgaaattgtttcttCCTACAGTGCTGCAAAGAACCGGGAgaagaag gcaaaaaaaagtaaggaagaGGATGATCCTTTGAGTGAAAAATTTCAAGAATTTGAGTATCCACAATATGATGACTTAAGAGCAGAAGCTTTTTGTCACCAGCAAAAGAGACAGGAATGTTTGAAAAAGGCTGGGGAGGCCTATCGCATGGGTATGAAGCCTGTGGCAGCATTTTATGCACATCAG GGTCGTCTTCATGAGCAGAAGATGAAAGAAGCcaaccatgctgctgctgtgcaaatCTTTGAGAAAGTAAATACTTCCTTGCTGCCTATGAATGTGTTGGATCTGCATGGTCTCCATGTGGATGAAGCTGTGAATCAGTTGTCCAGagtgctgcaggaaaaaagtgaaG CGTACCAGCAGACTGGTGGTAAACCATATCTCTGTGTTATCACGGGAAGAGGAAGCCATAGTCAGGGAGGAGTTGCTCGCATCAGACCAGCAGCTATCAGATACCTCACAAGCCACAACTTCAG gttcacagaaataaaaccaggctGCCTGAAAGTCATGCTGAATTGA
- the N4BP2 gene encoding NEDD4-binding protein 2 isoform X1, producing the protein MPRRRKTGGSPSRKNGNSDRTAVAVSQGDPSRSMSQAVHSVNKEELFNSMSEMFSDLDPSVVYMVLSECDFKVENAMDYLLELSTHAKGVASSKTLGFDSVASSLALVNQQRSAADGRMGESTAEQRNSEEEKEKALSPDVQLTEELDSLIENAFQRYSLTDELPNSANDQIVPKHSVEHDGFNEFPEQEKSDSGCNVLLFPQQAGTNDEVLENCCCSQPPASQLSFQTSSPAASDTFAQIPEDSDLSEMHVQHDVASEVYKQLNGEISCGNSDQTQDTGLDQKNVTAVSGESSQRPLELGVAVTGNPNSRCLEQHKEAVTAFNSHQSTSLPEVYVSLETSSFKTPKPADLQQTQQGYNLNFSTPSCQPQQHWNLMAPVFYPSSGSHSFVTPVAVSPGQWRPVSDYRTLEKGLFFPSPVVSNAWDNNPSLKVWGNQDRNSKLNLSQAQQPPVCHMMRKKMHLIGQVLVLLRGVPGSGKSYLARTLLEDNPGGIILSTDDYFYKHGQYHYDADCLGEAHDWNRKRAKEAFEMRISPIIIDNTNIQAWEMKPYVALAQQFKYKVMFREPDTWWKFKPKELERRNIHGVSKEKIKRMLERYEHCLTVSSILDSSVPDKSEAAGWIEDPCQEESHRKREAHSDVKEEKPFASDAEPLELAEDDKSFPSTSLTLEINCDPEHFQKEEKEMEHNSVEHNSENGMVQDDLNVYLSDCVVKELPLEKKEEKGEKIEENTGTEMDEIDVTTTEETLCLHIGGVEEHSDNNILEVQTEVEKSGEICMEPKSTQSSNVVEPSSSAFDMSGKPELLNFLGDWPVEQTMGQRVKRARRLEKSSLKSDKEGKTPSQQHSELGKEQVGLPGTCTVEKGHEEENLASSCSSVSSDKVTLELQMIGHWPVSGSLEQRQQRSRRMRKTSLNQSDEGRNTEGDINRSALETVDVLRGTPVNTAEQPDAKSLHMHQPETVASEAVGEKKPQQNKRMRKHHKLALTFTNNNLPHPKEEEHFSMLNSAEEKQDICSCRQKSNHSQTESQDFALLWRLEKKMLFPETTKVLHGRLDGFKPKDVDNVSESQEKIPYRVTYDKSTFVEESELSNIDESEKLNMLCKLFESVSFEALKDLYERCNKDIDWATGLLLDSDEKLCKDVDTECFQVREAEPVVADLDFKASTNYGENLKDCEQMPQIIGTGDISEPSEDKNSSLSIAESRATKATVTDADVSDSLTAASLNDSAELKNSGDAAPRTDAGSSAASIELSISGKQEESESPAEETINKPSVSQLDAGFCIPMTLPHGPNTTSTNFKFELNNESDSNPSESNAENSTVTALLLEMDHAPLVDLRSDKELEIDKETQGSSRETRSKEEIETLSRHEAKVKIQSPIPASRAAFNIDCLELTLPPELALQLKEIFGPVGIDAGSLTVEDCVVHIDLNLAKVIHEKWKESILKRQKRDESRKLSAEGPTVIQQIDTDDSEMLLPHNADSKIQKKKMSWVSGSSNDIQTRKPATSDIFPFMDHWNAQIQKVSLRQIISEEIAMQEKQDLNRVPSMVRKDCAAKLKEKQLFEMFPTMNQNFLMDVFKDNNYSLEQTEQFLNCVLEADPVKTVIAQDNVQQNEIVSSYSAAKNREKKLQHCKFLQAKKSKEEDDPLSEKFQEFEYPQYDDLRAEAFCHQQKRQECLKKAGEAYRMGMKPVAAFYAHQGRLHEQKMKEANHAAAVQIFEKVNTSLLPMNVLDLHGLHVDEAVNQLSRVLQEKSEAYQQTGGKPYLCVITGRGSHSQGGVARIRPAAIRYLTSHNFRFTEIKPGCLKVMLN; encoded by the exons atgccaCGGAGAAGGAAAACTGGTGGGAGTCCTTCTCGGAAGAATGGCAATTCTGACAGAACTGCTGTTGCTGTATCCCAAGGGGACCCAAGCCGCTCAATGTCACAAGCAGTGCATAGTGTCAATAAGGAAGAGCTCTTCAACAGCATGTCAGAGATGTTTTCTGACCTAGATCCTAGTGTGGTTTATATGGTTCTGTCTGAATGTGATTTTAAAG TAGAAAACGCTATGGATTATCTGCTAGAGCTCTCCACCCACGCTAAAGGAGTAGCATCTTCAAAAACCTTGGGTTTTGATTCAGTAGCATCATCACTAGCTCTTGTTAATCAGCAAAGATCTGCTGCAGATGGAAGAATGGGGGAAAGTACTGCAGAACAAAGGaattctgaagaagaaaaagaaaaggcccTGTCACCTGATGTGCAGCTGACTGAAGAACTGGATTCCTTAATAGAAAATGCCTTTCAGAGATACAGCTTGACTGATGAATTGCCTAATTCTGCAAATGACCAAATAGTACCCAAGCACTCTGTGGAACATGATGGCTTTAATGAATTTCCTGAGCAGGAAAAATCTGATTCAGGTTGCAATGTCCTACTTTTTCCACAGCAAGCAGGGACAAATGATGAAGTTTtagaaaactgctgctgttctcaGCCACCAGCGAGTCAGCTGAGCTTCCAGACAAGCTCACCAGCTGCATCAGACACTTTTGCACAGATACCAGAAGATTCTGATTTGTCAGAAATGCATGTTCAACATGATGTAGCTTCAGAAGTTTATAAACAATTGAATGGAGAAATATCATGTGGAAATTCTGATCAGACACAAGATACTGGTTTGGATCAAAAAAATGTGACTGCTGTTTCTGGTGAGTCCTCCCAAAGACCTCTGGAACTTGGAGTAGCTGTCACTGGAAATCCTAATTCAAGGTGCCTGGAACAGCACAAAGAGGCAGTGACTGCCTTTAACAGCCACCAGAGCACTTCTCTTCCAGAGGTGTATGTCTCTCTTGAAACATCCAGTTTCAAAACACCAAAACCTGCAGATTTGCAGCAAACTCAGCAGGGTTATAACTTAAATTTTTCTACACCATCATGTCAGCCTCAACAACACTGGAATCTCATGGCTCCTGTGTTTTATCCGTCCAGTGGAAGTCACAGCTTTGTAACTCCTGTGGCTGTCAGTCCAGGGCAGTGGAGACCTGTTTCAGACTATAGGACTTTggaaaaaggacttttttttccctctccagtGGTTTCAAATGCCTGGGATAACAACCCTTCTCTGAAGGTATGGGGAAATCAAGATAGAAACTCAAAATTGAACCTCTCGCAAGCACAGCAGCCACCTGTTTGTCACATGATGAGAAAAAAGATGCACCTTATAGGTCAAGTACTTGTTCTTCTCAGAGGTGTTCCAGGATCAGGAAAATCATATTTGGCAAG GACTTTGCTTGAGGATAACCCAGGTGGAATCATTCTTAGTACTGATGATTACTTTTATAAACATGGACAATACCATTATGATGCCGATTGCTTAGGGGAAGCACATGACTGGAACAGGAAACGAG CCAAAGAAGCATTTGAAATGAGAATCTCTCCTATAATAATAGACAACACAAACATACAAGCATGGGAGATGAAGCCTTACGTTGCTTTG GCTCAGCAGTTCAAATACAAAGTCATGTTCCGAGAACCAGACACTTGGTGGAAGTTTAAACCAAAAGAACTTGAAAG GCGAAACATTCATGGTGTATCTAAAGAAAAGATCAAAAGAATGTTGGAACGGTATGAACACTGCCTTACTGTTAGTTCGATATTGGATTCTTCAGTCCCAGACAAATCAGAAGCTGCTGGCTGGATTGAAGATCCTTGTCAGGAGGAAAGCCATAG AAAGAGAGAGGCACATTCTgatgtaaaggaagaaaaaccttttgCTTCTGATGCGGAGCCTCTTGAATTAGCTGAAGATGATAAATCTTTTCCCAGTACTTCTCTAACATTAGAAATTAACTGTGATCCtgaacattttcagaaagaggaaaaagaaatggaacatAACTCAGTGGAACACAATTCTGAGAACGGCATGGTTCAAGATGACTTGAATGTTTATTTATCAGATTGTGTAGTAAAAGAACTGCCcttggagaagaaagaagaaaagggagaaaaaatagaagaaaatactggaaCAGAAATGGACGAGATTGATGTGACCACAACTGAAGAGACTCTGTGCTTGCATATAGGAGGAGTTGAGGAACACAGTGATAACAACATTCTCGAAGTTCAAACTGAAGTTGAAAAATCTGGCGAAATATGTATGGAACCAAAGTCAACACAAAGTAGTAATGTAGTGGAACCAAGCAGTTCAGCTTTTGACATGTCAGGAAAACCAGAACTACTAAACTTTCTGGGTGACTGGCCTGTAGAACAAACAATGGGACAGAGAGTCAAAAGAGCTAGAAGACTAGAAAAATCTTCTCTGAAAAGCGATAAGGAAGGTAAAACTCCCAGTCAGCAGCATTCTGAGTTAGGTAAAGAGCAAGTGGGCCTGCCTGGGACCTGTACTGTTGaaaaaggacatgaggaagAAAATCTAGCCTCTAGCTGTTCCTCTGTTAGTTCAGATAAGGTTACACTGGAATTGCAAATGATAGGACATTGGCCTGTCTCAGGGTCATTAGAACAGAGACAACAAAGGTCAAGGAGAATGAGAAAGACAAGTCTAAATCAGTCCGATGAAGGTAGAAATACTGAAGGTGACATTAATAGAAGTGCTCTTGAGACTGTCGATGTGCTTCGTGGGACACCTGTGAACACTGCAGAGCAACCGGACGCAAAGAGTTTGCATATGCACCAACCTGAAACGGTAGCTAGTGAAGCAGTAGGTGAGAAAAAACCTCAGCAAAATAAGAGAATGAGGAAACATCACAAATTAGCCCTCACTTTTACAAACAACAATTTGCCCCATCCCAAAGAAGAGGAACACTTCTCTATGCTTAActcagcagaagagaaacaggacATATGCTCATGTAGACAAAAAAGTAACCATTCACAGACTGAGTCACAGGACTTTGCTCTCCTGTGGagattagaaaagaaaatgctttttcccGAGACTACCAAAGTATTGCATGGCAGACTAGATGGCTTCAAACCCAAAGATGTAGATAATGTCTCAGAGTCTCAGGAAAAAATACCCTATCGAGTTACATATGATAAAAGTACATTTGTGGAAGAGAGTGAACTTAGCAATATTGATGAGTCTGAAAAGCTAAATATGCTATGTAAGCTCTTTGAATCTGTTTCATTTGAAGCTCTGAAAGATCTGTATGAAAGATGTAACAAAGACATAGACTGGGCCACAGGTCTGCTGTTAGACTCTGATGAAAAGTTATGCAAAGATGTTGATACTGAATGCTTTCAAGTAAGAGAAGCTGAGCCAGTTGTTGCAGACCTTGATTTCAAGGCAAGTACAAACTACGGTGAGAATCTCAAAGACTGCGAACAAATGCCACAAATAATTGGGACTGGTGATATCTCTGAGccttcagaagacaaaaactCATCACTCAGCATTGCAGAAAGTAGGGCTACCAAGGCAACCGTGACAGATGCTGATGTGTCTGACTCATTGACTGCTGCCTCACTGAATGATTCAGCGGAACTGAAAAATTCTGGAGATGCAGCCCCTAGAACTGAtgcaggcagctcagcagccAGTATAGAGCTGTCCATTTCAGGAAAGCAGGAAGAGTCTGAGAGTCCTGCTGAAGAAACTATAAATAAGCCATCAGTCTCACAACTTGATGCAGGTTTCTGTATACCCATGACTTTGCCTCATGGTCCTAACACAACTTCTAccaattttaaatttgaattaaaTAACGAAAGTGACAGTAACCCTTCAGAAAGCAATGCAGAGAATTCCACAGTGACTGCTTTATTACTAGAAATGGATCATGCACCTCTGGTTGACCTTAGGAGTGATAAAGAACTAGAGATAGATAAAGAAACCCAGGGGAGTTCCAGGGAGACACGTAGTAAAGAAGAAATCGAAACTCTGAGCAGGCATGAAGCTAAAGTCAAGATACAAAGCCCTATACCAGCATCACGTGCAGCCTTCAATATAGATTGCCTAGAACTAACATTACCTCCTGAACTGGCACTCCaattgaaagaaatatttgggCCTGTTGGCATTGATGCAG GATCACTAACTGTTGAGGATTGTGTGGTTCATATTGATCTGAATTTGGCAAAAGTGATtcatgaaaaatggaaagaatcTATTCTG aagcgTCAGAAGAGAGATGAATCACGTAAGTTGTCTGCAGAAG GTCCTACTGTGATTCAGCAGATAGATACAGATGACTCAGAAATGCTGTTACCTCACAATGCAGACAGTAAAatccagaagaagaaaatgagctgGGTTTCAGGCTCATCTAATGACATACAGACTAGAAAACCAGCAACATcagacatttttccttttatggaTCACTGGAATGCTCAGATTCAGAAAGTTTCTCTAAGACAAATAATTTCGGAAGAAATAGCTATGCAGGAGAAACAGGATCTG AATCGTGTTCCTTCTATGGTTAGAAAAGACTGTGCCGCTAAACTAAAGGAGAAGCAACTTTTTGAGATGTTTCCAACTATGAATCAAAATTTCTTAATGGATGTCTTCAAGGACAACAA CTACTCTTTAGAACAAACCGAACAGTTTCTGAACTGTGTTCTGGAGGCAGATCCTGTAAAAACAGTTATAGCTCAAGACAAtgttcagcaaaatgaaattgtttcttCCTACAGTGCTGCAAAGAACCGGGAgaagaag CTTCAACATTGCAAATTCctacaggcaaaaaaaagtaaggaagaGGATGATCCTTTGAGTGAAAAATTTCAAGAATTTGAGTATCCACAATATGATGACTTAAGAGCAGAAGCTTTTTGTCACCAGCAAAAGAGACAGGAATGTTTGAAAAAGGCTGGGGAGGCCTATCGCATGGGTATGAAGCCTGTGGCAGCATTTTATGCACATCAG GGTCGTCTTCATGAGCAGAAGATGAAAGAAGCcaaccatgctgctgctgtgcaaatCTTTGAGAAAGTAAATACTTCCTTGCTGCCTATGAATGTGTTGGATCTGCATGGTCTCCATGTGGATGAAGCTGTGAATCAGTTGTCCAGagtgctgcaggaaaaaagtgaaG CGTACCAGCAGACTGGTGGTAAACCATATCTCTGTGTTATCACGGGAAGAGGAAGCCATAGTCAGGGAGGAGTTGCTCGCATCAGACCAGCAGCTATCAGATACCTCACAAGCCACAACTTCAG gttcacagaaataaaaccaggctGCCTGAAAGTCATGCTGAATTGA